One Rhododendron vialii isolate Sample 1 chromosome 2a, ASM3025357v1 genomic region harbors:
- the LOC131317326 gene encoding uncharacterized protein LOC131317326: MARGNEDMVVGGGKGTEAAGQEIGVGATVVAAEGEGGGPGAEPSGGDATVGAPVVAAAGDQGAAAIVGGGAEVAVAGGSGSGDGGSDRPLTPTVEELLVASERASDGGPADLGGEEGVEPRGVLDVLGLDSAVAAVLRDASTPEDRASASLLGALLSGAGSDAQEVVVPEAKELGGDRVDAEAAAEVRVTAVDEAKAYLEERRTYLAREQPEFTPATYAP, encoded by the exons ATGGCAAGGGGGAACGAAGACATGGTGGTCGGCGGTGGCAAAGGGACAGAGGCCGCCGGTCAGGAGATCGGGGTTGGTGCCACAGTGGTGGCAGCCGAGGGGGAAGGTGGCGGTCCAGGGGCGGAGCCCAGCGGCGGGGATGCTACAGTCGGTGCCCCGGTGGTGGCGGCCGCTGGTGACCAGGGAGCTGCGGCCATCGTCGGTGGTGGTGCAGAGGTGGCAGTAGCAGGGGGTTCCGGTAGCGGGGACGGAGGTTCGGACAGGCCTCTCACCcctaccgtggaggagttgcttGTGGCTTCCGAGCGGGCGAGTGACGGGGGACCAGCTGACCTTGGGGGCGAGGAG GGCGTGGAGCCTCGGGGTGTCTTGGACGTGCTCGGTCTCGACTCCGCGGTCGCCGCGGTGCTGAGGGATGCTAGCACGCCTGAGGACCGGGCTTCGGCGTCGCTTTTGGGGGCTCTGCTGAGCGGAGCGGGCTCGGATGCCCAGGAGGTGGTTGTACCGGAGGCGAAAGAGTTAGGAGGGGATAGGGTGGATGCCGAAGCGGCTGCTGAGGTGCGGGTTACCGCGGTAGACGAGGCGAAAGCCTACTTGGAGGAGCGGCGAACCTACTTGGCGAGGGAGCAGCCCGAGTTCACTCCGGCTACTTATGCTCCTTGA